The proteins below are encoded in one region of Brassica napus cultivar Da-Ae chromosome A6, Da-Ae, whole genome shotgun sequence:
- the LOC125609891 gene encoding glu S.griseus protease inhibitor-like has protein sequence MSDVCQDTAGEGMKSSWPELVGKRAEEAKDIIDRENTKVKAEIISEDAIVLAVVVCERVYVRVNDCGIVTQTPFVG, from the exons atgtCGGACGTCTGCCAAG ACACCGCAGGTGAAGGGATGAAGAGCTCGTGGCCTGAATTGGTGGGGAAAAGAGCAGAAGAAGCAAAAGATATAATTGATAGAGAGAATACCAAAGTGAAGGCTGAGATTATATCTGAAGACGCTATTGTTTTGGCTGTTGTGGTTTGTGAAAGGGTTTATGTTCGTGTCAATGACTGTGGCATTGTCACACAAACCCCTTTCGTCGGCTAA
- the LOC125609889 gene encoding uncharacterized protein LOC125609889: MKFASVDALSELVWSPRNGLSLRCADFSFTGKKAKLLSPSVFDDIAQTNNNKMESHSKSNSIQHQEEEADEVNQACSEKNRPLSGIGDSVEDTKPGREEMETNDDVEEAQTRVGTSRRSLDSPRGETEALLANEELERDGTEEEPSNRVEATDENDLPSPASKAVVVACERLAKAKGKEKALSDGNFNDDESFGSVESCNSAGLVSRGRKKRAGLGFEEQGLMILGSKRLKTLSQECLESTSKLKQDSSFMNWISNMTKGIWKGNEEDNSPFVALTTTTTTSDAQPGVSGCRNTGFQSFFQSIYCQKKSDQEAVDVDNANVASLQELPEQCLITKGDHVSSSSGNGVAPDISSGKVGINQTCETFSSEKKHEDKETNISLLPKSKPSEEQKTCGEGDEKVVQCLTNKNSGLDSLWISRFSSKTSLPQKQDLRERITKETNDSSVLPIVSSLRVESSEAMASLFARRLEAMKHMLPTCSLAENTEERDRILICFYCGKKGHRLQECLEVTDTELRDLVRNISASNGREEASTLCIRCFQLSHWAAACPNAPPYSSGPEDRSVKHSLASTSGRKLPFRGFTDVPKAVFEAVQVLRLTRTDVLKWINSKKSVSGLEGFFLRLRLGKWAEGLGGTGYHVARIEGANEGQSSKEHPVNSSVSVKVGGMTCFVESQFISNHDFVEEELLAWWRSAAKRAGKSGVDDVLMAEELSRKIQQRKMLGF; this comes from the exons ATGAAGTTTGCTTCGGTGGATGCTTTATCAGAGTTAGTGTGGTCTCCTCGTAACGGTCTTAGCCTAAGATGTGCTGATTTTAGTTTCACGGGTAAAAAAGCGAAACTACTCTCTCCTAGTGTCTTTGATGATATAGCACaaaccaacaacaacaagatgGAGTCTCATTCCAAAAGTAATAGTATCCaacaccaagaagaagaagctgacgAAGTAAACCAAGCGTGTAGCGAAAAGAACAGACCATTGTCAG ggatTGGTGATTCTGTTGAGGATACCAAACCTggaagagaagagatggagaccaATGATGATGTTGAAGAAGCACAGACAAGAGTAGGAACTTCCAGAAGATCTTTAG ATAGTCCAAGAGGAGAAACGGAAGCTTTGTTGGCAAATGAAGAGTTGGAAAGAGATGGAACTGAGGAGGAACCAAGTAACCGTGTAGAAGCAACTGATGAGAACGACCTCCCAAGTCCTGCTAGTAAGGCTGTGGTGGTGGCATGTGAGCGTCTTGCCAAAGCAAAAGGGAAAGAAAAAGCTTTATCCGATGGGAACTTTAATGACGATGAGAGTTTTGGGAGTGTAGAAAGTTGCAACAGTGCTGGTTTGGTCTCaaggggaagaaagaaaagagcaGGGTTAGGATTCGAGGAGCAAGGGCTGATGATCCTCGGAAGCAAACGGCTCAAAACGCTAAGCCAAGAATGTTTGGAATCAACTTCCAAGCTCAAGCAAGATAGTTCCTTCATGAATTGGATATCAAACATGACTAAAGGAATCTGGAAAGGTAATGAAGAAGACAACTCTCCTTTCGTAGCTCTTACCACCACCACAACCACATCAGATGCTCAGCCTGGAGTGAGCGGATGCAGAAACACTGGTTTCCAGTCTTTTTTTCAGTCTATATATTGTCAGAAGAAAAGTGATCAAGAAGCTGTCGACGTGGACAATGCTAATGTAGCTTCTTTACAGGAACTTCCTGAACAATGTCTCATTACTAAAGGAGATCACGTGTCTTCTTCATCTGGCAATGGGGTTGCTCCCGACATTTCATCTGGAAAAGTTGGAATTAACCAGACATGTGAAACGTTCTCTTCAGAGAAGAAACACGAGGATAAAGAGACAAACATCTCTTTGTTGCCTAAGTCCAAGCCGAGTGAAGAGCAAAAGACATGTGGTGAAGGAGATGAAAAAGTTGTTCAATGTTTAACCAACAAGAACTCTGGTCTTGATAGTTTGTGGATAAGCCGGTTTTCTTCTAAAACTTCTCTCCCTCAGAAACAAGACCTTCGTGAGAGAATCACTAAAGAGACCAATGATTCATCTGTTCTTCCCATAGTATCTTCACTGAGAGTAGAGTCTTCGGAAGCAATGGCTTCTTTGTTTGCAAGAAGATTAGAAGCAATGAAACACATGCTGCCTACATGTTCTTTAGCTGAGAACACAGAGGAAAGAGATAGGATTCTAATCTGTTTCTACTGCGGTAAAAAGGGTCATCGCTTACAGGAATGTTTGGAAGTTACCGACACTGAGCTCAGAGATCTAGTCCGGAACATAAGTGCTAGTAACGGAAGAGAAGAAGCTTCAACTCTATGCATTAGATGCTTTCAGCTAAGTCACTGGGCTGCAGCATGCCCAAATGCTCCACCGTACAGTTCAGGACCTGAAGATAGATCGGTGAAGCATTCTTTAGCTTCTACCTCCGGGCGGAAACTGCCTTTCAGAGGTTTCACAGACGTGCCAAAGGCGGTCTTTGAAGCGGTTCAAGTGCTTCGGCTGACCCGCACAGACGTTCTCAA ATGGATAAACAGCAAGAAGTCTGTATCGGGTCTTGAAGGGTTCTTCTTGCGGTTAAGGCTCGGGAAATGGGCAGAAGGGCTGGGAGGAACCGGGTATCACGTAGCCCGTATAGAAG GTGCTAATGAGGGACAAAGCTCAAAGGAACATCCAGTGAACAGCTCAGTCTCGGTCAAAGTTGGAGGGATGACTTGCTTTGTTGAATCTCAGTTTATCTCAAACCACGACTTTGTTGAG GAGGAGTTGCTGGCATGGTGGCGGAGCGCTGCAAAACGTGCCGGAAAAAGTGGAGTTGACGATGTCCTGATGGCAGAGGAACTTAGTCGGAAAATTCAGCAGAGAAAGATGTTAGGCTTTTAG
- the LOC106407457 gene encoding TNF receptor-associated factor homolog 1a isoform X1 — protein MLETSNEDCGSGQSSEEENLNRQRRYLEALAEWRSSDQVENGFPSTWPPNWDIDDGSKHSELYGKHTWKIEKYSEINKPELRSDVFDAGGYKWYISIYPQGSDVCNYPALLLCLANHAEIPPGCSHFVQYTLALVNKDPKKSIYFDSLNRLKKLEHYWDWDKLIELPKLQEGYIDDLDSLIIKAQVQVIREKIDRPFRCLSSQYRRELLRVYLPYVENICWQFMEVERIKLFNLMQDNEKWESFSSFWLRLDQNTRRKMSREKMDVVLNIAAKFFFVLRQGTSTLMMDSLYSGWKTIEDETKKKKNRQRQMDNVELPAGPAPIVSVDQDMFVLVDDLLVLMKRTVMAPLSIKEENGSQNPSKVWDVGEEYSEEAIVRDESRLTEVGRRTMEMLVLTHIYGSKVEVAYKEHTAWEMQEELIREEEEEWLAESKHKAKRGTTEKERKSKKKQAKKKKNNKKEKRKEEKARSQTEERDTEEEESVREKTESPAEEPDTLGESMPVPCELDAPEIHNPPSENTSGGRGRGSSISIPSGDSSISLPNGVAERKSTSVYSNESVRSYKGNVSNRQNKIWRIKGKTQPRNVSGANSSATETENQPSRHASNPKSQSHSSETRRVVEAGVVISPIQEAQNPREHHPVTKDRGTVLTQEKSPAVFSPPKASPWNLPSARSPVSDQQASQSRDIEFQTVGSRAALQNTTSTIPPSMSTRPLRAPTFLPKPAAPRTSATSFARSMSSTGPVSAPTHTQTYIPQSYKNAVVGSDHSSSQSTGTSALLSISNHSGFPINVASAEVPWTGGSSSSRDTSATNISGNHRMNPVSTSMRQNGAQIRRPAQSLMTDEFPHLGIINDLLEEEPVLMDATSGYRLPQWLSDVYSYLADVGISGRYRSYSEHMSGSSSSSSSFSLYGNGQSANMATRSQNDAFYLPYL, from the exons ATGTTGGAGACTAGTAATGAAGACTGTGGATCAGGACAATCATCAGAGGAAGAGAATTTAAATAGACAAAGAAGATATTTAGAAGCACTTGCGGAGTGGCGTTCGTCTGATCAAGTTGAGAATGGGTTTCCTTCGACGTGGCCTCCCAACTGGGACATTGATGATG gaTCAAAACATTCTGAACTATATGGGAAACATACTTGGAAGATTGAGAAATATTCAGAAATCAACAAACCTGAGCTCCGCAGTGATGTTTTTGATGCTGGGGGATACAAATG GTATATTTCAATATATCCACAAGGGTCTGATGTTTGCAACTATCCCGCTTTGCTTCTCTGTCTTGCAAACCATGCAGAAATTCCTCCGG GCTGCAGTCATTTTGTTCAGTATACTTTAGCTCTTGTGAATAAAGATCCAAAGAAATCGATATATTTTG ATTCACTAAACAGGTTAAAAAAGCTGGAGCATTACTGGGACTGGGATAAGCTTATAGAGTTACCTAAATTACAGGAAGGGTACATTGATGATTTGGACTCTCTTATCATTAAAGCTCAAGTTCAGGTGATCAG AGAGAAAATCGACAGACCTTTCCGCTGCCTTTCTAGTCAGTACAGGAGGGAACTTCTTAGGGTATATTTGCCATATGTAGAGAACATTTGCTGGCAGTTTATGGAAGTGGAAAGAATCAAACTTTTTAACCTGATGCAAGACAATGAAAAATGGGAAAG CTTTAGTTCCTTCTGGTTACGGCTGGACCAAAACACAAGGCGTAAGATGTCTCGAGAAAAAATGGATGTGGTTCTAAATATAGCTGcaaaattcttctttgtcttgaGGCAAGGTACATCCACTTTGATGATGGATTCCTTGTACAGTGGGTGGAAGACTATTGAAGACgaaactaagaagaagaaaaataggCAGAGACAAATGGATAACGTAGAATTGCCAGCAGGCCCCGCTCCAATTGTTAGTGTGGACCAAGACATGTTTGTATTAGTGGATGATCTGTTAGTACTCATGAAGAGGACTGTTATGGCGCCATTGTCTATAAAAGAGGAAAATGGTTCTCAAAACCCTTCGAAG GTGTGGGATGTTGGAGAGGAATACAGTGAAGAAGCCATAGTGCGTGATGAGAGTCGTTTAACTGAGGTTGGTAGGCGGACTATGGAGATGCTTGTTCTTACACATATATACGG CAGCAAGGTTGAAGTTGCATACAAAGAACATACTGCATGGGAAATGCAAGAAGAACTTATTcgcgaagaagaggaagagtgGCTGGCAGAAAGCAAACACAAGGCAAAAAGAGGAACAAccgaaaaagagagaaaatctAAGAAGAAACAG gcgaaaaagaagaagaacaacaaaaaggagaaaaggaaagaagagaAAGCGAGATCCCAAACGGAAGAAAGGGATACTGAGGAAGAGGAAAGTGTTAGAGAGAAAACAGAATCACCAGCTGAGGAACCTGACACACTTGGAGAGAGCATGCCTGTTCCTTGTGAATTAGATGCCCCTGAGATTCACAATCCCCCATCAGAAAACACTAGTGGAGGCAGAGGAAGAGGCAGTTCCATATCTATCCCTAGTGGAGACAGTTCCATATCTTTAcctaatggagttgctgaaagaAAGTCTACCTCAGTTTATTCTAATGAATCTGTCCGGTCATACAAAGGGAATGTTTCAAACAGGCAAAACAAGATTTGGCGTATAAA AGGAAAAACGCAACCAAGAAACGTATCTGGTGCCAACAGCTCAGCCACTGAAACAGAGAACCAACCTTCAAGACATGCATCGAACCCTAAGAGTCAAAGCCATTCTTCTGAGACACGCAGAGTTGTTGAAGCTGGCGTGGTTATCTCTCCCATCCAGGAAGCACAGAACCCTAGGGAGCATCATCCTGTTACCAAG GATCGTGGGACGGTTTTGACGCAAGAGAAAAGCCCTGCTGTGTTTTCCCCACCCAAAGCTTCTCCCTGGAATCTCCCATCTGCGAGGTCACCTGTGTCAGATCAACAAGCATCACAATCTCGAGATATTGAGTTCCAAACTGTGGGTTCTAGAGCCGCTCTACAGAATACTACTTCCACAATACCTCCTTCTATGTCAACAAGGCCTTTGCGTGCTCCTACATTCCTTCCAAAGCCAGCTGCACCTCGAACCTCAGCAACTTCCTTTGCTCGTTCAATGAGCTCAACAGGCCCTGTAAGTGCCCCGACACATACTCAAACTTATATTCCTCAATCCTATAAAAACGCCGTAGTTGGTTCCGACCACTCAAGCTCTCAGTCGACGGGAACAAGCGCATTGCTCTCAATATCTAATCACTCTGGCTTCCCTATCAACGTTGCCTCGGCGGAGGTTCCGTGGACTGGTGGTTCAAGCTCAAGCAGAGATACAAGTGCAACAAATATCAGCGGGAATCATAGAATGAACCCTGTAAGTACTAGCATGAGGCAAAACGGTGCTCAGATTAGGAGACCAGCACAGAGTCTGATGACCGATGAGTTCCCTCATCTCGGTATCATCAATGATCTGCTCGAAGAAGAACCTGTTTTGATGGACGCAACTAGCGGATACCGTTTGCCACAATGGTTGAGCGACGTGTACTCATATCTTGCGGATGTGGGGATCTCTGGCAGGTATAGGAGTTACAGTGAACACATGTCaggttcatcatcttcttcttcttctttttcgttGTATGGGAACGGCCAGAGTGCGAATATGGCTACGAGGAGCCAGAACGATGCATTCTACTTACCCTACCTTTGA
- the LOC106407457 gene encoding TNF receptor-associated factor homolog 1a isoform X2, whose product MLETSNEDCGSGQSSEEENLNRQRRYLEALAEWRSSDQVENGFPSTWPPNWDIDDGSKHSELYGKHTWKIEKYSEINKPELRSDVFDAGGYKWYISIYPQGSDVCNYPALLLCLANHAEIPPGCSHFVQYTLALVNKDPKKSIYFDSLNRLKKLEHYWDWDKLIELPKLQEGYIDDLDSLIIKAQVQVIREKIDRPFRCLSSQYRRELLRVYLPYVENICWQFMEVERIKLFNLMQDNEKWESFSSFWLRLDQNTRRKMSREKMDVVLNIAAKFFFVLRQGTSTLMMDSLYSGWKTIEDETKKKKNRQRQMDNVELPAGPAPIVSVDQDMFVLVDDLLVLMKRTVMAPLSIKEENGSQNPSKVWDVGEEYSEEAIVRDESRLTEVGRRTMEMLVLTHIYGKVEVAYKEHTAWEMQEELIREEEEEWLAESKHKAKRGTTEKERKSKKKQAKKKKNNKKEKRKEEKARSQTEERDTEEEESVREKTESPAEEPDTLGESMPVPCELDAPEIHNPPSENTSGGRGRGSSISIPSGDSSISLPNGVAERKSTSVYSNESVRSYKGNVSNRQNKIWRIKGKTQPRNVSGANSSATETENQPSRHASNPKSQSHSSETRRVVEAGVVISPIQEAQNPREHHPVTKDRGTVLTQEKSPAVFSPPKASPWNLPSARSPVSDQQASQSRDIEFQTVGSRAALQNTTSTIPPSMSTRPLRAPTFLPKPAAPRTSATSFARSMSSTGPVSAPTHTQTYIPQSYKNAVVGSDHSSSQSTGTSALLSISNHSGFPINVASAEVPWTGGSSSSRDTSATNISGNHRMNPVSTSMRQNGAQIRRPAQSLMTDEFPHLGIINDLLEEEPVLMDATSGYRLPQWLSDVYSYLADVGISGRYRSYSEHMSGSSSSSSSFSLYGNGQSANMATRSQNDAFYLPYL is encoded by the exons ATGTTGGAGACTAGTAATGAAGACTGTGGATCAGGACAATCATCAGAGGAAGAGAATTTAAATAGACAAAGAAGATATTTAGAAGCACTTGCGGAGTGGCGTTCGTCTGATCAAGTTGAGAATGGGTTTCCTTCGACGTGGCCTCCCAACTGGGACATTGATGATG gaTCAAAACATTCTGAACTATATGGGAAACATACTTGGAAGATTGAGAAATATTCAGAAATCAACAAACCTGAGCTCCGCAGTGATGTTTTTGATGCTGGGGGATACAAATG GTATATTTCAATATATCCACAAGGGTCTGATGTTTGCAACTATCCCGCTTTGCTTCTCTGTCTTGCAAACCATGCAGAAATTCCTCCGG GCTGCAGTCATTTTGTTCAGTATACTTTAGCTCTTGTGAATAAAGATCCAAAGAAATCGATATATTTTG ATTCACTAAACAGGTTAAAAAAGCTGGAGCATTACTGGGACTGGGATAAGCTTATAGAGTTACCTAAATTACAGGAAGGGTACATTGATGATTTGGACTCTCTTATCATTAAAGCTCAAGTTCAGGTGATCAG AGAGAAAATCGACAGACCTTTCCGCTGCCTTTCTAGTCAGTACAGGAGGGAACTTCTTAGGGTATATTTGCCATATGTAGAGAACATTTGCTGGCAGTTTATGGAAGTGGAAAGAATCAAACTTTTTAACCTGATGCAAGACAATGAAAAATGGGAAAG CTTTAGTTCCTTCTGGTTACGGCTGGACCAAAACACAAGGCGTAAGATGTCTCGAGAAAAAATGGATGTGGTTCTAAATATAGCTGcaaaattcttctttgtcttgaGGCAAGGTACATCCACTTTGATGATGGATTCCTTGTACAGTGGGTGGAAGACTATTGAAGACgaaactaagaagaagaaaaataggCAGAGACAAATGGATAACGTAGAATTGCCAGCAGGCCCCGCTCCAATTGTTAGTGTGGACCAAGACATGTTTGTATTAGTGGATGATCTGTTAGTACTCATGAAGAGGACTGTTATGGCGCCATTGTCTATAAAAGAGGAAAATGGTTCTCAAAACCCTTCGAAG GTGTGGGATGTTGGAGAGGAATACAGTGAAGAAGCCATAGTGCGTGATGAGAGTCGTTTAACTGAGGTTGGTAGGCGGACTATGGAGATGCTTGTTCTTACACATATATACGG CAAGGTTGAAGTTGCATACAAAGAACATACTGCATGGGAAATGCAAGAAGAACTTATTcgcgaagaagaggaagagtgGCTGGCAGAAAGCAAACACAAGGCAAAAAGAGGAACAAccgaaaaagagagaaaatctAAGAAGAAACAG gcgaaaaagaagaagaacaacaaaaaggagaaaaggaaagaagagaAAGCGAGATCCCAAACGGAAGAAAGGGATACTGAGGAAGAGGAAAGTGTTAGAGAGAAAACAGAATCACCAGCTGAGGAACCTGACACACTTGGAGAGAGCATGCCTGTTCCTTGTGAATTAGATGCCCCTGAGATTCACAATCCCCCATCAGAAAACACTAGTGGAGGCAGAGGAAGAGGCAGTTCCATATCTATCCCTAGTGGAGACAGTTCCATATCTTTAcctaatggagttgctgaaagaAAGTCTACCTCAGTTTATTCTAATGAATCTGTCCGGTCATACAAAGGGAATGTTTCAAACAGGCAAAACAAGATTTGGCGTATAAA AGGAAAAACGCAACCAAGAAACGTATCTGGTGCCAACAGCTCAGCCACTGAAACAGAGAACCAACCTTCAAGACATGCATCGAACCCTAAGAGTCAAAGCCATTCTTCTGAGACACGCAGAGTTGTTGAAGCTGGCGTGGTTATCTCTCCCATCCAGGAAGCACAGAACCCTAGGGAGCATCATCCTGTTACCAAG GATCGTGGGACGGTTTTGACGCAAGAGAAAAGCCCTGCTGTGTTTTCCCCACCCAAAGCTTCTCCCTGGAATCTCCCATCTGCGAGGTCACCTGTGTCAGATCAACAAGCATCACAATCTCGAGATATTGAGTTCCAAACTGTGGGTTCTAGAGCCGCTCTACAGAATACTACTTCCACAATACCTCCTTCTATGTCAACAAGGCCTTTGCGTGCTCCTACATTCCTTCCAAAGCCAGCTGCACCTCGAACCTCAGCAACTTCCTTTGCTCGTTCAATGAGCTCAACAGGCCCTGTAAGTGCCCCGACACATACTCAAACTTATATTCCTCAATCCTATAAAAACGCCGTAGTTGGTTCCGACCACTCAAGCTCTCAGTCGACGGGAACAAGCGCATTGCTCTCAATATCTAATCACTCTGGCTTCCCTATCAACGTTGCCTCGGCGGAGGTTCCGTGGACTGGTGGTTCAAGCTCAAGCAGAGATACAAGTGCAACAAATATCAGCGGGAATCATAGAATGAACCCTGTAAGTACTAGCATGAGGCAAAACGGTGCTCAGATTAGGAGACCAGCACAGAGTCTGATGACCGATGAGTTCCCTCATCTCGGTATCATCAATGATCTGCTCGAAGAAGAACCTGTTTTGATGGACGCAACTAGCGGATACCGTTTGCCACAATGGTTGAGCGACGTGTACTCATATCTTGCGGATGTGGGGATCTCTGGCAGGTATAGGAGTTACAGTGAACACATGTCaggttcatcatcttcttcttcttctttttcgttGTATGGGAACGGCCAGAGTGCGAATATGGCTACGAGGAGCCAGAACGATGCATTCTACTTACCCTACCTTTGA
- the LOC111213038 gene encoding ureidoglycolate hydrolase codes for MESLESKTRFCFVALLLISLVWSQLPSSSAQQQHEPNPTIRTMEDFSGYPIHEPGQFGSISLASSLSVDAPGLQKQIEELSSFSDAPSPSVTRVLYTDKDVLARRYVKTLMTLAGLSVREDAVGNIFGKWDGSEPSLPAVATGSHIDAIPYSGKYDGVVGVLGAIEAINVLKRSGFKPKRSLEIILFTSEEPTRFGISCLGSRLLAGSKELAEALKTRVVDGQNVSFIEAAKSAGYAEDEDEDFSSVFLKKGSYFAFIELHIEQGPILEDEGLDIGVVTAIAAPASIKVEFEGNGGHAGAVLMPYRNDAGLAAAELALAVEKHVLESESIDTVGTVGILELHPGAINSIPSKSHLEIDTRDIDEARRNTVIKKIQESAYTIARKRKVKLTEFKIVNQDPPALSDKLVIKKMAEASTELNLSHKMMISRAYHDSLFMARISPMGMIFIPCYKGYSHKPEEYSSPEDMSNGVKVLSLTLAKLSID; via the exons atggaatctTTAGAATCGAAGACTCGCTTCTGCTTTGTTGCTCTTCTGCTTATCTCCCTTGTCTGGTCTCAGCTACCTTCAAGCTCAGCTCAACAACAACATGAACCAAACCCAACGATTAGAACAATGGAGGATTTCTCCGGATACCCAATCCACGAACCGGGTCAATTCGGATCCATCAGTCTCGCTTCCTCACTCTCCGTTGATGCTCCAGGACTTCAAAAACAG ATAGAAGAGCTGTCTAGTTTCTCTGATGCTCCTTCTCCATCGGTCACAAGAGTTCTCTACACTGACAAAGATGTCTTGGCACGAAG GTATGTGAAGACTTTGATGACACTTGCTGGACTCTCTGTTAGAGAGGATGCTGTTGGTAACATATTTGGCAAATg GGATGGTTCAGAGCCAAGTCTTCCTGCTGTAGCCACTGGCTCTCACATCGATGCTATTCCATATTCAGGGAAGTATGATGGCGTTGTTGGTGTTTTGGGTGCCATTGAAGCGATCAATGTATTGAAAAG GTCGGGGTTTAAACCGAAGAGGTCTTTGGAGATAATCTTGTTCACATCTGAAGAACCTACCCGATTTGGGATCAGTTGTTTAGGAAG CCGCTTACTCGCTGGAAGCAAAGAACTTGCGGAAGCACTAAAGACTAGAGTTGTTGATGGACAGAATGTATCCTTTATAGAAGCAGCTAAATCAGCTGGGTAcgcagaagatgaagatgaagacttTTCGAGTGTGTTCTTGAAGAAAGGAAGCTATTTTGCTTTTATAGAGTTGCATATCGAACAAGGACCTATTCTCGAAGATGAAG GTTTAGATATCGGTGTGGTAACCGCCATTGCTGCTCCAGCAAGTATTAAGGTGGAATTTGAAGGCAATGGAGGTCACGCTGGTGCTGTGCTTATGCCATACAG AAATGATGCCGGGCTTGCAGCTGCAGAGTTAGCTCTTGCTGTAGAGAAACATGTGTTAGAATCAGAATCAATAGATACTGTAGGAACTGTTG GTATTCTGGAGCTACATCCTGGAGCAATCAACAGCATTCCAAGCAAATCTCATCTTGAAATTG ATACAAGAGATATTGATGAAGCGAGAAGAAACACTGTGATCAAGAAAATACAGGAATCTGCCTACACGATAGCTCGAAAACGAAAAGTGAAGCTAACAGAATTCAAGATTGTAAATCAAGATCCACCGGCTCTCTCAGACAAGCTAGTAATCAAGAAAATGGCAGAGGCAAGCACAGAGCTTAACTTATCACACAAGATGATGATAAGCCGAGCTTATCATGATTCTCTCTTCATGGCCAG GATATCTCCAATGGGTATGATATTCATCCCGTGCTACAAAG GATATAGCCATAAACCTGAAGAATATTCATCTCCTGAAGACATGTCTAATGGAGTAAAGGTACTTTCCCTCACACTGGCCAAGCTCTCTATAGACTGA
- the LOC125609890 gene encoding putative transmembrane protein At3g54730 gives MGLMLLFRGSESLLLLPPPPEPPPFVFPLDLLAGVSAPDPPDPPDASVTLVTLDLSSFPCHCFTLAAARSPLHCTTTSDSVCLLIVSLGVNLVKPLLLPTDGYRFQIYNFIWGKIRFFFLFLGRTWKGMTLVIRLDVSIWDGTYLRFGFLVLRIRNHSRTLPQYEDLMLLGSHCLTQYEAVRHLFCLPLPQYEVHLPQYEVHLPQYEVHLPRHEVVVRNIFLGSLQYICVLVVFSDVSGLQLKKISDGFKKANLGFVVSDLFVWPWWFLQLYTSLWLWSSSQFQGSSRWCLITSVAKFLAALYAFVAAACSGNSSLNVFSNSRGFISLSSIHGVSLLSCLCVMFAFIYVCVIRFAFAAVYLANVAVLLFLLNNSSIDGV, from the coding sequence ATGGGTTTGATGCTGCTCTTTCGGGGTTCAGAGTCACTGTTGCTCCTTCCCCCACCTCCTGAGCCACCGCCGTTTGTTTTTCCTCTAGATCTACTCGCTGGGGTCTCTGCTCCCGACCCTCCTGATCCTCCCGACGCTTCTGTCACTCTCGTCACACTGGATCTGTCCTCTTTCCCCTGCCATTGTTTCACCTTAGCAGCTGCGAGGTCCCCTCTTCATTGTACAACAACATCCGACTCAGTCTGTTTGCTGATTGTTTCTCTTGGAGTGAACCTTGTCAAGCCTCTGCTTCTCCCTACCGATGGTTACAGGTTTCAGATCTATAATTTCATATGGGGAAAAATTCGTTTTTTCTTCCTGTTCTTAGGCAGAACTTGGAAAGGTATGACCCTTGTGATCCGTCTAGATGTTTCTATTTGGGATGGAACATACCTTAGATTTGGATTCCTTGTCCTCCGTATAAGAAACCATTCACGAACATTACCTCAGTATGAGGACCTTATGCTTCTTGGTAGTCATTGTTTAACTCAGTACGAAGCTGTTAGGCATTTGTTTTGCCTTCCTTTACCTCAGTATGAGGTTCACTTACCTCAGTATGAGGTTCACTTACCTCAGTATGAGGTTCACTTACCTCGGCATGAGGTTGTTGTTCGAAATATCTTTTTGGGCTCATTACAATATATTTGTGTGTTGGTAGTCTTCTCTGATGTTTCAGGTCTACAACTCAAAAAGATAAGCGATGGATTTAAAAAAGCCAACCTTGGCTTCGTAGTTTCAGACTTGTTTGTCTGGCCGTGGTGGTTCTTGCAACTCTACACCTCATTATGGTTGTGGAGTTCCTCACAATTTCAAGGCTCATCAAGATGGTGCTTGATCACCTCTGTAGCCAAGTTTCTTGCTGCTCTCTATGCATTTGTTGCTGCAGCATGTTCGGGTAACAGTTCACTGAACGTGTTCTCCAATTCCCGTGGCTTCATCTCACTCAGTAGCATTCATGGTGTTTCACTTTTAAGTTGCTTGTGTGTTATGTTTGCTTTTATCTATGTTTGTGTTATCCGTTTTGCTTTTGCAGCGGTTTATTTAGCTAATGTGGCTGTGTTATTGTTTCTGTTGAACAATTCCTCCATTGATGGAGTCtaa